A single genomic interval of Mangifera indica cultivar Alphonso chromosome 5, CATAS_Mindica_2.1, whole genome shotgun sequence harbors:
- the LOC123217464 gene encoding probable ATP-dependent RNA helicase ddx5 isoform X4, translated as MGMEKEKEKEKEKEKEKEQEEEQEGMSVHSPCKAPPSSASSLPKVELELRLLEALEIYPPVKLRGRYASALCPLWSDGISAKKLMDRFYNLEMLKPDDEEMEILNHEEDFNLPQSYFDKEEK; from the exons ATGGGTatggagaaagagaaagagaaagaaaaagagaaggaaaaggaaaaagagcaagaagaagaacaagaaggcATGTCGGTTCACTCTCCTTGCAAAGCTCCTCCTTCCTCCGCTTCCTCTCTCCCCAAg GTTGAATTGGAGCTTAGACTGTTGGAAGCTCTTGAAATTTACCCTCCAGTCAAGCTTCGAGGCAG GTATGCATCGGCACTTTGTCCTCTATGGTCTGATGGAATTTCTGCAAAGAAG TTGATGGATCGATTCTACAACCTAGAAATGCTG AAACCGGACGATGAAGAGATGGAAATTCTGAATCATGAGGAAGATTTTAACTTGCCCCAGAGCTATTTTGACAAGGAAGAAAAGTGA
- the LOC123217464 gene encoding uncharacterized protein LOC123217464 isoform X3, with protein MGMEKEKEKEKEKEKEKEQEEEQEGMSVHSPCKAPPSSASSLPKEQSQVELELRLLEALEIYPPVKLRGRYASALCPLWSDGISAKKLMDRFYNLEMLKPDDEEMEILNHEEDFNLPQSYFDKEEK; from the exons ATGGGTatggagaaagagaaagagaaagaaaaagagaaggaaaaggaaaaagagcaagaagaagaacaagaaggcATGTCGGTTCACTCTCCTTGCAAAGCTCCTCCTTCCTCCGCTTCCTCTCTCCCCAAg GAGCAATCACAGGTTGAATTGGAGCTTAGACTGTTGGAAGCTCTTGAAATTTACCCTCCAGTCAAGCTTCGAGGCAG GTATGCATCGGCACTTTGTCCTCTATGGTCTGATGGAATTTCTGCAAAGAAG TTGATGGATCGATTCTACAACCTAGAAATGCTG AAACCGGACGATGAAGAGATGGAAATTCTGAATCATGAGGAAGATTTTAACTTGCCCCAGAGCTATTTTGACAAGGAAGAAAAGTGA
- the LOC123217464 gene encoding DDT domain-containing protein DDB_G0282237-like isoform X2, giving the protein MGMEKEKEKEKEKEKEKEQEEEQEGMSVHSPCKAPPSSASSLPKVELELRLLEALEIYPPVKLRGMHRHFVLYGLMEFLQRRFDRHFSPDEVLQLMDRFYNLEMLKPDDEEMEILNHEEDFNLPQSYFDKEEK; this is encoded by the exons ATGGGTatggagaaagagaaagagaaagaaaaagagaaggaaaaggaaaaagagcaagaagaagaacaagaaggcATGTCGGTTCACTCTCCTTGCAAAGCTCCTCCTTCCTCCGCTTCCTCTCTCCCCAAg GTTGAATTGGAGCTTAGACTGTTGGAAGCTCTTGAAATTTACCCTCCAGTCAAGCTTCGAG GTATGCATCGGCACTTTGTCCTCTATGGTCTGATGGAATTTCTGCAAAGAAG ATTTGACCGCCACTTTTCCCCTGATGAGGTTTTGCAGTTGATGGATCGATTCTACAACCTAGAAATGCTG AAACCGGACGATGAAGAGATGGAAATTCTGAATCATGAGGAAGATTTTAACTTGCCCCAGAGCTATTTTGACAAGGAAGAAAAGTGA
- the LOC123217464 gene encoding uncharacterized protein LOC123217464 isoform X1, producing the protein MGMEKEKEKEKEKEKEKEQEEEQEGMSVHSPCKAPPSSASSLPKEQSQVELELRLLEALEIYPPVKLRGMHRHFVLYGLMEFLQRRFDRHFSPDEVLQLMDRFYNLEMLKPDDEEMEILNHEEDFNLPQSYFDKEEK; encoded by the exons ATGGGTatggagaaagagaaagagaaagaaaaagagaaggaaaaggaaaaagagcaagaagaagaacaagaaggcATGTCGGTTCACTCTCCTTGCAAAGCTCCTCCTTCCTCCGCTTCCTCTCTCCCCAAg GAGCAATCACAGGTTGAATTGGAGCTTAGACTGTTGGAAGCTCTTGAAATTTACCCTCCAGTCAAGCTTCGAG GTATGCATCGGCACTTTGTCCTCTATGGTCTGATGGAATTTCTGCAAAGAAG ATTTGACCGCCACTTTTCCCCTGATGAGGTTTTGCAGTTGATGGATCGATTCTACAACCTAGAAATGCTG AAACCGGACGATGAAGAGATGGAAATTCTGAATCATGAGGAAGATTTTAACTTGCCCCAGAGCTATTTTGACAAGGAAGAAAAGTGA